Proteins from a genomic interval of Bacteroidia bacterium:
- a CDS encoding sigma-70 family RNA polymerase sigma factor: MTEQETIKNVLSGKTEEFEKLVKKYTSYLRKVGHYYLFEGGEVEDMIQTTFLKAFENLHKFRGDSSFKSWLIRIMINECKQSNRRKGLFRKYQNNFNKADFPLAPTTEHQVINTEIRNQLDRAISRLAPKYKSVVVQRLVMGASTSETANDLGISEEAVKIRLFRAKKKLRVDLLKESDMDQLYTGSQKYQMAYAG; encoded by the coding sequence ATGACTGAGCAAGAAACCATCAAAAACGTCCTCTCAGGGAAAACCGAAGAGTTTGAAAAACTGGTAAAAAAATATACAAGCTATTTGCGCAAAGTGGGGCACTATTACCTGTTCGAAGGAGGAGAGGTAGAAGATATGATCCAGACTACTTTTCTGAAAGCTTTTGAAAACTTGCACAAGTTCAGGGGAGATTCGTCCTTCAAAAGCTGGTTGATTCGCATCATGATCAACGAATGTAAGCAATCCAACCGTCGCAAGGGGCTTTTCCGCAAGTATCAGAACAACTTTAATAAAGCAGATTTCCCATTAGCACCTACTACAGAACACCAGGTGATAAATACGGAGATCAGGAATCAACTGGATCGTGCCATATCACGCCTGGCTCCAAAATATAAGTCAGTAGTCGTGCAGCGCCTGGTGATGGGAGCTTCAACCTCAGAAACAGCTAATGACCTTGGGATTTCGGAGGAAGCGGTTAAAATTCGTCTGTTCAGGGCCAAGAAAAAGTTGCGGGTGGATTTGCTCAAGGAAAGCGATATGGACCAGCTTTATACGGGAAGTCAGAAATACCAGATGGCCTATGCCGGCTAA
- a CDS encoding sugar phosphate isomerase/epimerase family protein produces MEEMADATSMFFNISLAQWSLHKALFSGKIDNLDFPAITKNEFGIEGVEFVNQFFKDKAKDQSYLGDLKTRCSDNGVTPLIIMIDGEGGLGDTNEAKRKEAVENHYKWVEAAKFLGCHSIRVNAYGEGTAEDVKAAAISGLGAVATFASDMDINVIVENHGGYSSNGTWLSDVMSQIAMDNCGTLPDFGNFCIKRGENGCEEEYDRYQGVLELMPFAKAVSAKSHDFNDAGDEIHTDYMKMMKIVKDAGYKGWVGVEYEGSELDEYAGIKATKALLEKVGKALG; encoded by the coding sequence ATGGAGGAAATGGCAGATGCTACTTCCATGTTCTTCAACATATCTCTTGCCCAATGGTCTTTACATAAGGCCCTATTCTCTGGCAAAATTGACAATCTCGATTTTCCAGCTATTACCAAAAATGAATTTGGAATCGAAGGAGTAGAATTTGTAAATCAGTTTTTCAAGGATAAAGCCAAAGACCAAAGCTACCTGGGAGACCTGAAAACTCGCTGTAGCGACAATGGAGTTACTCCCCTCATTATCATGATAGATGGAGAAGGTGGGCTGGGAGATACCAATGAAGCCAAAAGAAAAGAAGCTGTAGAAAACCATTATAAATGGGTAGAAGCTGCCAAATTTCTGGGTTGTCATTCGATCCGTGTAAATGCCTATGGAGAAGGTACAGCTGAAGATGTGAAGGCAGCAGCCATTAGTGGACTGGGAGCCGTTGCGACTTTTGCTAGTGACATGGACATAAATGTGATTGTCGAAAACCATGGAGGCTATTCCTCTAATGGAACCTGGCTATCAGATGTAATGAGTCAGATCGCCATGGATAATTGCGGCACTTTGCCTGACTTTGGAAACTTTTGTATCAAGCGGGGAGAAAATGGATGTGAAGAGGAATATGATCGTTATCAGGGAGTCCTGGAACTGATGCCTTTCGCCAAAGCCGTTTCAGCAAAATCACATGACTTCAATGATGCCGGAGATGAGATCCATACCGACTATATGAAGATGATGAAAATCGTTAAGGACGCTGGTTACAAAGGTTGGGTAGGTGTGGAATATGAAGGGAGTGAACTTGACGAATACGCAGGAATTAAAGCCACCAAAGCCCTACTCGAAAAAGTAGGTAAAGCTCTGGGATAA
- a CDS encoding SRPBCC family protein — protein MKIFLSILGVLLLAILGMVIFAPTNVAVETSEVIPASKTMVFQEVLTFKARDAWNPWTDMDPNIKQEIIGEDGTVGAKYRWEGNSDVGSGEQEITAIEGMDKVDTKLIFTAPWESEADTYMKLEEVEGGTKVSWGFSSEAPRPTNAMMLFMKGAIEKDYNKGLKRLKKLIEDNPMSFEIREKEMPETYYVGKRSTINMADITAYFTEVFPAAFAYVGKSGINATGNPMGLYYSYAEDGSSTDLAAVIPIENGNIVGSDFDLITIPAGKALVMDYYGDYNAIDKGHDEFEAYLLRKGLKRKFPVAEQYITDPTTVDDPSKILTQITYWLE, from the coding sequence ATGAAAATCTTCCTTTCTATCCTGGGTGTTTTGCTCCTTGCTATATTAGGCATGGTCATATTCGCCCCTACAAATGTAGCGGTAGAAACTTCGGAAGTAATACCTGCAAGCAAAACTATGGTATTCCAGGAGGTTTTAACCTTCAAAGCCCGAGACGCCTGGAATCCCTGGACAGATATGGACCCCAATATCAAACAAGAAATTATCGGAGAAGATGGTACCGTAGGTGCCAAATACCGTTGGGAAGGCAATTCGGATGTAGGAAGTGGAGAACAGGAGATCACGGCCATTGAAGGTATGGATAAGGTGGACACAAAGCTCATTTTTACAGCACCCTGGGAGTCTGAAGCAGACACCTATATGAAGCTTGAAGAAGTAGAGGGAGGAACCAAAGTAAGCTGGGGCTTTAGCAGTGAAGCTCCCCGACCAACCAATGCAATGATGCTTTTTATGAAAGGAGCTATCGAAAAGGATTATAATAAAGGCCTGAAAAGACTCAAAAAACTAATAGAAGACAATCCTATGAGCTTTGAAATTAGAGAAAAGGAAATGCCCGAGACCTATTACGTAGGCAAAAGGAGCACAATTAATATGGCTGATATCACAGCCTACTTTACAGAGGTATTCCCTGCAGCTTTCGCTTATGTAGGGAAAAGTGGAATCAATGCTACAGGAAATCCTATGGGTCTTTACTATTCTTATGCGGAGGATGGTAGCTCAACTGATTTGGCAGCGGTCATTCCGATTGAAAATGGAAATATTGTTGGAAGTGATTTTGACTTGATTACCATTCCTGCAGGCAAAGCCCTGGTGATGGATTATTATGGTGATTATAATGCCATCGATAAAGGCCATGACGAATTTGAAGCCTATCTCCTAAGAAAAGGATTGAAAAGAAAATTTCCAGTTGCGGAGCAATACATTACCGATCCGACGACTGTAGACGATCCCTCAAAGATATTAACGCAGATCACCTACTGGTTAGAGTAG
- a CDS encoding Hint domain-containing protein, protein MKFSLIKLSLFLSVLLLFSCEEEALNPSVNFPDFSNCNCDFESRDFVCTSEGNWYRSECFAECLGEDMNLITADSCDLTSFDPADTLSWPIQIICHPVLPLPPVVSILSDSTKIFEINDSTFVRGVEGRCLCLSPETMIATPEGEKAVSSLKEGDWVITQNLSKQIEAQPIIWFRKAQVLDDHKMLHLCLEDGKEVRLSPSHPDQSYNAMKKLKVGDYYNGVRILSSQVLPYGETHTWDILPGGTTGLYKANGIWVGSTLFSPIVGYTQREVDPTGCTTPGGGIVSNP, encoded by the coding sequence ATGAAATTTTCCCTTATAAAACTCTCTCTCTTTTTATCAGTTCTGCTACTTTTTTCCTGCGAAGAAGAGGCCCTGAATCCTTCGGTCAATTTCCCGGATTTCAGCAATTGTAACTGCGATTTTGAAAGTAGAGACTTTGTCTGCACATCAGAAGGAAACTGGTACAGGTCTGAATGTTTTGCGGAATGTTTGGGAGAAGATATGAATTTAATTACCGCTGACTCCTGTGATCTTACTTCATTCGATCCTGCGGACACCCTGAGCTGGCCGATACAAATCATATGTCATCCCGTTTTACCTTTGCCTCCTGTAGTCTCCATCCTGAGCGACAGTACCAAAATATTTGAAATCAATGATTCGACTTTTGTACGAGGCGTAGAAGGCAGATGCCTTTGTCTTTCGCCCGAAACAATGATTGCAACTCCCGAAGGTGAAAAAGCAGTTTCCAGCCTCAAAGAAGGAGATTGGGTCATTACCCAAAACCTCTCCAAACAAATAGAAGCTCAACCTATCATTTGGTTTAGGAAAGCGCAGGTTCTTGACGACCATAAAATGCTACACCTATGCCTGGAAGATGGCAAGGAAGTACGACTGAGCCCTTCACATCCAGATCAGTCCTACAATGCTATGAAAAAATTGAAAGTCGGGGATTATTATAATGGAGTTCGCATTCTTTCCAGCCAAGTACTACCGTATGGAGAAACCCATACCTGGGATATTCTTCCTGGAGGAACAACGGGACTTTATAAGGCAAATGGGATTTGGGTAGGAAGTACACTTTTCAGTCCAATTGTGGGCTATACTCAAAGAGAAGTTGATCCGACAGGCTGTACCACGCCTGGAGGTGGAATAGTCTCAAATCCCTAA
- a CDS encoding acyltransferase, translating to MQKKRYFKSFDALRFLAFFKVFLFHLPISNFPLFSYLKAGGGIGVMFFFVLSGFLITHIILEEKEAKARLNLKNFFLRRILRIWPLYYAMILFAFLTPWILGILGLTASDAGYEPNWWMSLGFLENYRMILLGESPNVAPLGVMWSLCIEEHFYLFWGITLYFLPSKKLPYLLFVSILISLLSRFVFFQKGWDSLDLLTNLDLFAVGALPAYLLTEKRDSFRFPRYATFTSRIMLLFILILVFVYPHFSGQIHFVFGPLLLGIAFMWILVLFIPEDASLSISDEALISILGKYTYGLYVYHTIVIALCLQLWEKFLAEAGGYLESYLFGLLCLSLSILISWLSYLLLEKPFLRLKKYFY from the coding sequence ATGCAAAAGAAAAGATATTTTAAAAGTTTTGACGCCTTACGTTTCCTGGCCTTTTTCAAGGTCTTTCTTTTTCATTTACCCATCTCCAACTTCCCATTATTCTCCTACCTGAAAGCCGGAGGAGGCATAGGGGTAATGTTCTTTTTTGTACTTAGTGGCTTCCTGATTACCCATATTATCCTGGAGGAAAAGGAAGCTAAGGCTAGGCTAAACCTTAAGAATTTCTTTCTTCGACGAATCCTGAGAATCTGGCCCTTGTATTATGCCATGATTCTATTTGCTTTTTTGACACCCTGGATTCTGGGGATTCTCGGTTTGACTGCTTCTGATGCCGGTTATGAACCCAATTGGTGGATGAGTCTGGGCTTTTTGGAGAATTATCGGATGATTTTGCTGGGAGAATCTCCCAATGTTGCTCCACTGGGAGTAATGTGGTCGCTCTGCATTGAGGAGCATTTCTATCTGTTTTGGGGAATCACACTCTATTTTCTTCCTTCAAAGAAGCTTCCTTATTTGCTATTTGTATCCATCTTAATTTCACTATTATCCCGCTTTGTGTTCTTTCAAAAAGGATGGGACAGTCTCGACCTTCTTACAAATCTGGATCTATTTGCAGTAGGAGCATTGCCGGCATATTTGCTGACGGAAAAAAGGGATAGTTTTCGCTTTCCCCGATATGCTACCTTTACTTCCCGGATCATGCTTCTCTTTATCCTGATCCTTGTATTTGTTTATCCTCATTTTTCCGGACAAATCCATTTCGTATTTGGGCCTTTGCTGTTGGGCATCGCCTTTATGTGGATTCTTGTTTTGTTTATACCGGAGGACGCCAGTTTGAGCATTTCTGATGAAGCATTAATCAGCATTTTGGGGAAATATACTTATGGTCTGTATGTTTACCATACCATAGTCATCGCTTTGTGTTTACAGCTTTGGGAAAAATTTCTGGCTGAAGCAGGAGGCTATCTCGAATCTTATCTCTTTGGACTCTTGTGTTTGAGTCTTTCGATTCTGATCAGTTGGCTGTCTTATCTGCTTTTGGAGAAGCCTTTTTTGCGGTTGAAAAAGTATTTTTATTAA
- a CDS encoding cellulase family glycosylhydrolase: MSHAQNDFIRIENGKFILQNQPYYFLGTNFWYGMNLGSEGEGGDQDRLLRELDQLKELGVKNLRVMAASEGPDDEPWRMLPSLQPEAGKYNEQVLKGLDFLLAEMAKRDMYAVVCLNNFWPWSGGMSQYKAWTKKKKIPYPPPAEGGNWATYQTYTADFYSNKEAKSLFEDHIKFILGRKNSINGLAYVDDPHIMAWEIANEARGILKPRKYRKWIKETASLIKSLDPHHLLTTGSEGYTPSKLAGTHAKKDNKFKHIDYLTVHIWIQNWGWYDPNDHDKTFPKAKEKALKYLNRHITAAEELGKPLVMEEFGIARDEDDHNPAATTEARDAYYQYMFEEVYSRAKAGSTLVGCNFWAWGGEGRPRAPHAIWKAGDEFIGDPPHEYQGWYSVYDTDRTTLEVIETYARKLEALGKP; this comes from the coding sequence ATGAGCCACGCTCAGAATGATTTTATCCGTATTGAAAACGGAAAATTTATCTTGCAAAATCAGCCCTATTATTTCCTCGGAACAAACTTTTGGTACGGAATGAATTTAGGTTCGGAAGGCGAAGGTGGAGATCAGGACAGATTGTTGCGAGAACTTGATCAACTCAAGGAACTGGGCGTAAAGAATCTACGGGTGATGGCTGCTAGTGAAGGTCCAGATGATGAACCCTGGCGGATGCTACCAAGCCTCCAACCAGAAGCGGGTAAGTATAATGAGCAGGTATTGAAAGGACTCGATTTTCTTCTGGCTGAAATGGCAAAACGCGATATGTATGCAGTCGTTTGCCTGAATAATTTCTGGCCCTGGTCAGGTGGCATGTCTCAATACAAAGCCTGGACAAAAAAGAAGAAAATCCCCTACCCTCCTCCAGCAGAAGGAGGAAATTGGGCGACTTACCAAACTTATACAGCTGATTTTTATAGCAATAAGGAAGCAAAATCGCTTTTCGAAGATCATATTAAATTCATTCTTGGAAGAAAGAATAGTATAAATGGTCTTGCCTATGTGGATGATCCCCATATCATGGCCTGGGAAATTGCCAATGAAGCCAGAGGCATCCTGAAGCCCAGAAAATATCGAAAGTGGATCAAGGAAACCGCCAGCCTGATCAAAAGTCTGGATCCCCATCATCTCTTAACCACGGGAAGCGAAGGCTATACTCCTTCCAAACTTGCTGGGACCCATGCGAAAAAGGACAATAAATTCAAGCATATAGATTATCTGACTGTTCACATCTGGATTCAGAATTGGGGTTGGTATGACCCCAACGATCATGATAAAACTTTTCCTAAGGCAAAGGAGAAAGCTTTAAAATATTTGAACAGGCATATTACGGCAGCGGAGGAATTAGGCAAACCCCTGGTTATGGAAGAATTTGGCATTGCGCGTGATGAAGATGACCATAATCCGGCTGCTACTACTGAGGCACGGGATGCCTATTATCAATATATGTTTGAAGAAGTTTATAGCAGGGCAAAAGCGGGTTCAACACTCGTGGGATGTAATTTCTGGGCATGGGGGGGAGAAGGAAGGCCTCGAGCACCCCATGCGATCTGGAAAGCCGGAGATGAGTTTATCGGCGATCCTCCGCATGAATACCAGGGATGGTATTCGGTTTATGATACAGATCGGACTACTTTGGAAGTGATAGAAACTTATGCTCGAAAACTAGAGGCCCTGGGTAAACCCTAG